The genomic stretch ttgttttgtaggcattgagacttgtgcttatgccttgtggcttgcactTTTGTGCActgatgcttgttatctgtttgtgctgtggacttgtaattgtctgtttgctttttggttgtctggtatactgattatgttggattgatttcaggtaccttagttgctatagttcccctgtgaacttgtgtttgctttgctggctagcttgagcattgaggtataatgatctcttctccatgtagtctggaagacctggcctgttacttggccaggcacctgtctgaagtcctccttaagaggcaacgTTTGTGCTTATTTATTTTTGTCCCCAAAGTAGGtaaagacctttgataaggcaattggcagacacaagagatgtgcaatccatctcctgctattctgttgagtcgtccctttgctcacacaactagtgttgatgcattgtggacattaacccaagatccttgtacagttgtacagttgagtcagtgtcataagtgtagaagggttcccactttctgaacccacactttatttgtctgaaagctctcccaggccagggataagagctgtgaagtctcatcttcactcacctttcatcagcttcaccctaactctcaatgttagggttaagagctaacctcaccctgatacagaggcttgtttgtcgaggttgacatgacccctcgactaaagcctagccttgatgtttgagccccttgttggtgtgtttacttcatgctgtatgtgtttgtgcggtgtgattgtatcccctaggtttgctagactctgcgtagtctcgtttgcatgtcaattaaggtagcacggttccttcgtataggacttcctttcttgcttgagctttcctaaaacacaaacagacattatcccctcttaaggacacgtcaactccttctactacaggtgagtaagtctccaaaggtcgagcatccggtagattgcgtagtgacgttgtccacttaaaaaatacaaaccaacatgaatagtttagccgaactatggcaactctgattctcatgtccagatgagatacgtaggcacgagatgcgatatcttgtcgagtttgactgacaactaacactaacttcttttctctcgccctcgttgcgattgagaccttccctttctcttgccttagttgcaatcgagaccccttcttcttgttgtgtgcttggagtccgatataagtccattaagtggcatctggtttctagtgtgggtgtgttttggtccggaatctgatgtaagtccagtgattggcattcggattccacgtttgcctgtgtctgttttgtttgtgtgcgtgagccgagctacggatgctctgattcttctttgtccaagaagatacgtatgcataggatgcgatatcctagcgagcatgttttccccggtccgaactacttcgactctgatgtctatgcctgatagactaagtaggcccaggatgcgatatcctgccgagtcagtttcgtttgtattcttgtgtctctttcagcctgcgtttgatgtttatttgagcagtgttttagcaaccattttccttccttttgtgcgtggatcccgtcgagtacgacggatgcgtaggggtgctaataccttcccttcgcataaccgactcccgatcccattctctttgatcgcgagaccatgtcttttccaggtttactctgagcgtttcctttccctcttttgggataaataacgcacggtggcggctctgttgttcttgtttcctgccggttttttcgcgtaatgcgacacttaTATGGATACAAATCAAAACCGTCCTCTCAAGGACTATGCTGCTCCGTTTGAGGAAGAGCCACACTCGAGATTGCATCTTCTTCCATTGAGACAAATAATTTCGAGTTAAAACCTTAACTGTTGCAAGTTGTGCAACATAACCATTTATCTGGTAGCCCTATAGAAGACCCGAACCTTTATTTGTCAGTGTTTGTGAAGTACGTAGATACGTTGAAAGCTAATGGTGTCGATCCTGAAGCCATAAGATTACATTTCTTTCCCTTTTCTTTGAGAGATAGAGCCAGAGCTTGGCTCCAATCTCTACCATGTAATTCCATAACTAAATGGAACAAATTGAAGAAAGTTTTCTTAGCACGATACTTTCCACCTAGCAAAACGACTATGCTAAGAAGCCAAATCAACATATTTAGGAAAAAAGACAAAGAATCTATTTTTGAAGCATGAGAGAGATACAAGGATATTTTAAGGTTTTGCCCACATCATGGACTTATGCCATGGATGATTATACATAATTTCTATAATGGTATCTTGTACAACACCAAACTAACCTTAGATGTTGCAGCTGGCAGCGCTCTAATGGATAAACCCTACGAAGATGCCTATCAACTCATAGAAAATATGGTGCAAACCCACTATCAATGGGGAGGTGAGTGAATTTCTACAGAGAAACCACGGATAAAGTGTGGAATGTACGAAGTTAATGGAATAGACCATGACAATGCTAAAGTGGACGCCTTCACTAAGAAGATCGAGAGTTTGATTGTAACTCCAGCAACTACCATAGCTGCTGCAACATCTAATTGCGAGTTATGTGGAACCCCTTGACACAACACTCTCGAATACCACGTATTGGTTGTAATTCCGTCCGACCAAGTAAACTATtcccaagggaacccatactccAATACTTATAACCTTGGCTAGAGAAACCATCAAAATATTTCCTATAAGAGCAACAAGATGTTGTTTGCTCCAACCCCAACACCTGTTGTTCCTCTAGGTTATCAAAAAGGAGCCCACGCTGGTCCTTAAACACCTAAAAAGTCAAACCTCAAACTAATGATGGAGAACTTTATCGCGACCCAAAGCCAACATAACAAAGAGTTTACTAACTGGAACATTCACACGAGTGAGTCGATTAAGCAATTGGCGAGTAAGGTTGACTCTATGGTCACCAATAATAAAATGCTAGAAACCCAAATTTATcaagtagcccaacaacaagcAGCAATAGCAGCCTCGGCTGGAATATTTTCTGCGCAACCATAACCTAACCCGAAAGGTCATGGTAATGCTATCACACTACGAAGTGGGATAAAATTAGATGGGCCAGTGGATCCAAAAATTCAAAATTCGCCCATGTCTCAACAAAATGGAAAAGAAACCGAAAAGGTAACAAACAATGAACCAAATGACGATGGGCGGGATAATGAAACCAAAGAGGTAGTCGAGAAAGAGAAATGGTACGTGCCTTCACCAATATATAAGCCACTCAATCCTTATCCTCAAAGACTGGCTAAATCCAAAACCGAAGGTCAGTTTAAGAAATTTGTAGAGCTTCTGAAAAAACTTAATATTACAATACCCTTTACAAAACATATTACACAAATGTCTTCCTATGCCAAATTCCTTAAAGAGATCCTATCTAATAAGAAGAAACTTGAGGATAATGAGACATTGATGCTTACTACAAAATGTAGTGCCCTCTTTCAAAATAACATGCCTCCTAAGTTAAAGGACCCAGGTAGTTTTTCCATATCTTGTGTAATcggaaaatttgtcatagacagAGATCTTTGTGACTTAGGAGCTAGTGTCAGTTTAATTCCCCTTTCGATTTGTGAAAAACTCAAATTAGGCGAACTAAGACCTATGAGAATGTCTCTCTAACTAGCCACCACTCTGTTAAATTTCTTGTAGGTGTGCTAGAAAACATTCCTATATGACTTGATCAATTTTACATTCCCACAGACTTCATAATAATGGACATAAAGGAAGATTCCAACATTCCAATCATATTAGGAGGACCCTTTTTGGCCATTGCAGGTGTCATTATAAATGTGAAACGAGGAAAACTAACCTTTAAGGTCGGTGAGGAGAAAATCGAATTCATTCTTTCACAATTCCTAAAGGCACCTACTATAGATGATACTTGTTGTTTCATAGACATCATCGACGAATGTATTAAGGAAATGAAGATGGAACCATATAAGGATATTGAAGTCCTAAAAATTCCAGCACCTCCTATtggagaagggcgatccaaaacgcagcgaaatttaaaatttctcctttagtgatcctcacgaatgggcatgatcagtgatagaattgttacctcttcTGGCGATTGTAAGTTTTGATGCATATCTACGGACCGATCACGAccgttga from Lathyrus oleraceus cultivar Zhongwan6 chromosome 7, CAAS_Psat_ZW6_1.0, whole genome shotgun sequence encodes the following:
- the LOC127102885 gene encoding uncharacterized protein LOC127102885, yielding MSQQNGKETEKVTNNEPNDDGRDNETKEVVEKEKWYVPSPIYKPLNPYPQRLAKSKTEGQFKKFVELLKKLNITIPFTKHITQMSSYAKFLKEILSNKKKLEDNETLMLTTKCSALFQNNMPPKLKDPGSFSISCVIGKFVIDRDLCDLGASVSLIPLSICEKLKLGELRPMRMSL